The Vreelandella piezotolerans genomic interval ACCTACGTCATCGGTGATGCCGCCTTTGTGCATGACACCCTTTTCCAGCCTGATTTTGGGACGGCGCGCGCCGATTTTCCCGGTGGGGATGCCAAGTCCCTATGGAACTCCATCCAGCAGATTCTCGCACTACCGGGCAATACGCGGCTGTTCACCGGCCACGACTATATGCCCGACGACCGTGAACCGCAGTGGGAGAGCAGCGTCAATGAGCAGCGAGCCAACAACCCGCACTTGGTAGGCAAAAGCGAGGAAGAGTACATCGCCCTGCGCCACAAGCGGGATATCGAGCTGCCCATGCCCAAGCTGATTTTGCACGCGCTGCAGGTGAATACTCGCGGCGGCCGTTTGCCGGAACCAGAAGCCAACGGCAAGCGCTATCTGAAAATCCCCCTGGATGCCCTGGAAGGTGCGGCCTGGGATTAAGGTTATCCAACCCAATAGGAGGTGTGCTCGGTCATGCAAACGAAGCCATTGGAGCCAGGCGTTGAGATCACCTCAGCGCTGGCGGTGGATGAGTTGGAAGAGGTAAAAGCGCGTGGTTTCAATGCGGTGGTGTGTAACCGCATCGAGGGTGAGAGCGAAGACTTTCCCGACGAGGCGCGCTATCGCGAAAAAGCCGAGCAGCTTGGCCTTGCCTGGGTGTATATCCCCGTGAAGCCAGGCGAGTACAGCGAAGCTGACATCCGCGCCTTTGCTGAAGCGCTCCAACAGCTGCCGCGCCCTCTCTTGGCGTTTTGCCGCTCAGGTAAGCGGGCCACACACCTGTGGGCCTACGCCAAGCGTCAGCACGAGCAGTGCGATTTGGCGGAACTGTTTACGGCGGCCCATGCGGCAGGGGTGGACTTGGAAGATCAGCGCCAAGGTCTTGAACGGAGCGTCCAATAAAAAGCGAAGATGAGTAAAACCCTAGTACGAAGGCCCCGTATCAGCAGATACCTATTATGAGACTGCATCATGAACATTGAGCGCTGGGTGCCGCTAATCGGCTGGCTGCGAACCTATCATCGGGGGTTGCTCACGCGGGATGTACTTGCCGCAGTGATCGTCACGCTGATGCTGGTGCCGCAAGCGCTGGCCTACGCCATGCTGGCAGGGTTGCCGCCGGAAATGGGGCTTTACGCCAGCATGCTGCCGCTGGTGCTATACGCCATCTTTGGCTCCAGCGCGAGTTTGGCCGTAGGGCCGGTGGCGGTGGCAGCACTGATGACGGCCTCGGCGCTGAGCAGTTTTGCCGCGCCGGGCAGCCCGGAGTATATCGGTGCGGCGCTGGTGCTTGCCGCGCTCTCTGGGCTGATTCTTATCGCCATGGGCGTGCTTCGGCTGGGCTTTTTAGTCAACTTTCTCAGCCATCCGGTGATTTCTGGGTTTGTGACTGCCTCGGGAATTTTGATCGCGATCAGCCAGTTGAAGCACATTTTTTGGGGTCGAAGCATCCGGCCATAACGTGGTGGAACTGCTGCGTGCGCTATTGGGCCAGTGGCAGCAGGTGAATGTCATAACGCTGCTCATTGGCCTTGGCGTTTGGGCGTATCTATGGGTGTGTCGCAAGCGTTTGAATGGCTGGCTGACCAAGCTGGGAATGCCTGCCAGTTGGGCAGGGTTAATGGTCAAAGCCGCGCCTATTTCGGCCGTGGTAGTGACCAACCTGTTGGCCTGGGGCCTCCAACTGGAGCAGCGCGGGGTCGATGTGGTGGGCTTTGTGCCCAGTGGCCTGCCTGCCATTACGCTGCCGAGTCTGGATCAATCGCTATGGCTCGGCCTGCTGCCGGCGGCGCTGCTGATCAGCTTGGTAGGGTTTGTAGAGTCGGTGTCCGTGGCGCAGACCCTGGCCGCCAAGCGCCGTCAGCGTATTGACCCTAACCAAGAGCTGATTGCGCTCGGTATGGCGAATCTTGGCGCTGGCGTTAGCAGTGGCTCGCCGGTTTCGGGCGGTTTTTCGCGCTCGGTGGTCAATTTTGAAGCCGGGGCGGCGACGCCGCTGGCGGGGGCTTTTACCGCGCTTGGGATTGTGTTGGCCACGCTGCTACTCACTGACTTACTGGCTTTTACCCACCGCCACGCTGGCCGCCACGATTATCGTGGCAGTGGGGACGTTGATTGATTTGCCTGCGGTAAAGCGGACCTGGCAATACTCCCGCAGTGACGGGGTGGCGATGGTCGCTACTTTGCTGCTGACCCTTCTGCACAGCGTGGAAGTGGGCATTATCAGTGGGGTGGTGCTCTCGCTGGGGTTACACCTTTACCGCACCAGCCAGCCCCACAGTGCGGTGGTAGGGCGGGTGCCGGGTACCGAGCATTTCCGTAACGTGAAGCGCCATCAGGTAGAAACCGACGAGCATGTGGCCATGCTGCGCATCGATGAAAGCCTCTATTTTGCAAACGCTCGCTATCTCGAAGATACCGTCATGGCGCTGGCTGCCCGCTCGCCGTCGATCAAGCACATTGTGCTCACCTGTCAGGCAGTGAATGTCATCGATGCTTCGGCCCTGGAGAGCCTGGAGGTCATCAACGGTCGGCTGAAAGACGCCGGTGCCATGCTCCACTTGGCCGAGGTGAAAGGGCCAGTGATGGATCGCCTAAAGCACACGGCGTTCTACCACGAACTCACCGGCCAAGTGTTCTTTACCACCTATGATGCTTGGCAGGCGCTGGCGCATCCGGCCAGTGCTGAGGTGGTGTCGGTGTGAAGTGGTGCTTTTACTCCCAGGCCGGGAATGGATCGGGCAACTGCTGCCATGTCTCCATCCCTTCTAATAGTTCGGCCTCGCTGAGTAAACAGTCGTCCAGCGCTTCACGCATTTTGGTCTCATCTAGGTTCTGGCCGATAAACACCAGCTCCTGGCGCATGTCGCCAAACGGCTCTTGCCATTTCTCCAGAATGAACTGGCGGTATTCCGGGTCTTCCGGCCAGCTGGCTTCCGGGATGGCCTTCCAGAACACTCCGGCAGGGCCGTGATGGGCAATGCCGCCTGCCTGGCTCCACTGGCCCGCGTAGCGGGGGCGAGTAGCCAGCCAGAAAAAGCCTTTGGAGCGCAGCAGGCCCTTGCCGAACCACTCGGCATTCAGCAGGTCGTGAAATTTTTGCGGGTGGAAGGGGCGGCGGGCGTGGTAGGCGAAGCTGCCAATGCCGTACTCTTCGGTTTCCGGCACGTGCTCTCCGCGCATCTCCTTGAGCCAGCCGGGCGCCTGCTGGGCGCGCTCGAAATCGAACTTGCCGGTATCCAACACCTTGTCCAGCGGGACGCCGCCCTGGGTGATGGGCACCAGCTCGGCCTCCGGGTTGAGCGAGCGTAGAATCGCTTTCAATGACGCCAGTTCAGTCTCACTGATTAAGTCCGTCTTGCTGATCAGCAGCACATCGCAAAACTCGATCTGATCCACCAGCAGGTCGGCAACGTTGCGCTCATCGTCCTCGCCCAGACTTTCTCCCGCCTCGGCCAGGCTCTGCGCTTCCTGATACTGAGCCAGGAAGTTGGCGCCATCGACCACGGTGACCAGCGTGTCCAGTCTTGCGACCTGGGAAAGACTCTGGCCGCTTTCGTCTTCGAAGGTAAAGGTTTCTGCCACGGGCAGCGGCTCGGAGATGCCCGTGGACTCGATGACTAGGTAATCGAACTTCCCTTCACGGGCCAGTTGGCTCACCTCCACCAGCAGATCCTCGCGTAAGGTGCAGCAAATACAGCCATTGCTCATCTCGACGAGGCGCTCTTCCGAGCGATTCAAGGCGACGTCGCTATCCAGCGTCGGCTCGCCTGGGCCGCCACGCACCAGTGCACCATCGATATTGACCTCGCTCATGTCGTTGACGATCACTGCAACACGTCGGCCCTCGCGATTGGCGAGAATATGATTGAGCACGGTGGTTTTACCGGCACCCAGGAAGCCGGAAAGCACGGTGACGGATAGGGGAGAAAATGCAGACACGGATAGGTCCTCTCACTTTTATATATTATGTGATAATATAACACTTAGTGGCGGCTGAACATATCCTGTCATGGCGACATGAACGTGGGCGGCACGGCGACTTTGCCAGTGAAATGAGAGGCATTAGGCAGCGGTGAGAAGAAAAGCTTAGCGCTTGTATTGAGTAGGGCAGTAGCCACGCATGACATCGGGCGAACGCAGGGCTCGGTGCTTGGTCGTGCGGCCCGTGACCCGCTTGCGCCATAGGCGGAATGAACTTGGCTTCATCTGGTGACGCATCACCTCGATCACATCGGATTCGTCCAATCCAAAGAGCCGCTCGATGGCTTCGAAAGGCGTGCGGTCTTCCCAGGCCATTTCGATGACGCGTGACTGCTCATCCTCGGGTAGGCAGCGAAAGCGTTTGACCGCCGCTTTAGGCATGGCGCGTCCTCGTCGGTGACATAAAGCAGGACAGTCATGCTATGTCGATTTATGTGCAAAATCTATACATTGATATTTTATTGTATAGAGTTTTGTTGATGGCTAGCAATTTCGCTCACTTACTTCACTGCGAGCAGTGCGCGGAACAGGCCGCTCATGAGCACCGGTTCGTCGCGCTGAATACGAAAACCTGCGTGTTGGAGCATGGGCGTGGCTTGCCTTGTGATATCGGTTGCGATGAAGGAGGTAAGGATGTTGACTGCGCGCCGTCCCCAGCCCGACGGTTGGTCATCGGGCTGGAACTTATCCATAACGCACAGCTGCCCACCAGGCTTAAGCACACGGTAGGCCTCGGTCAGTCCCTGCTCGGGGCAGGGCATCACCGCCAAAATCAGATGCATGACGACGACATCGAAGTGCTCATCGGGATAGAGCAGTTGAGTGGCATCCATGACGTGACAAGCCACATCTCGCTGATAACGCTCGGCCCTGGCGCTGGCTCGTCGGACCATACCAGGTGTAAGGTCGGTCAGGTGTATTTCTAGCCCATGGGGTATGAAGGGAAGGTCCAAGCCCGTTCCTGCGCCCACCAAAAGAATGCGCATACCGGGCTCCCAGTCGACGTGGCTGAGCGCGACACGCCGTGGACGACGTAACGCTCGCGATACGACCGCATCATAGAAAGGTGCATAGGCACTATAGCGAAGGCGATTCCATGTCGTCGTATTCAGCATAGGGCCCCTCAAGAGACGGTTGGGCTAGCGCAGAGGTTGCGTCATGCTGGGTATGGATCATGCGCACTGCATAAGGTGCTCAATAGCTACTCCGTCCAGTATCTATAGCACGAAGCGTTGATAAGCTCCAAAACGCTGGAAACATGACGCGCATTCCACGACAAACGCCAAGCGATGTGGCGATATCCGAAGAGGTGTTCGTTGGGCGTGAGGCTACTTTTCGGTCGATTCGTCTTGTTGAAAACGTATGGCCAAGCTCTCTACGAGTTCTAACATCAACTCTCGATCACGTTGTTTTAATGGAGCTAATAACGTTTTAATTCGGTGTGTTTGATCATCGACATGAATACTGGCTTGGCCTAAAAGCTCCGCTGCTTCGCAGTTGAATATCTCGGCTAATTCTAATAAGCGTATAATATTGGGAATAACTCGCCCTCGCTCGATTCGAGAAACGGCTTCGTTGCCAACCCCAAGGCGTTCGGCTACTTCTTCTTGGGTCAACTGGCTGCGTATTCGCTGTTTGGCGATGGCTCTGCCGATGTTGCTAGCTAGCCGTTTCTGTTCGGTTTTATTCACACGGTCCTCCATATAACCTTGAATGGTTGGGGAACGGCCTATTGACATGAAGGACTGTTTAGGTTGAATATCACCTTCGCAGGTTGATAATGAGTGGCATCATCTGCTTTTTTTGCAACGCGTACTGAAAGGCGATAACTAACAAAGTTAAATCTATTTAAATTGATCATCTAAAATAAAAACGTGGTGAGATTCTTTAAAACTTAAAGGCCGTATAGTAATAGCCTTAAGCGTTATTGTTTGAAGTGTTGGCTGGAAGAGCAAGAGATGAGATGTCTGCCGTACGTTAAGTCATTAAATTAAAAGACATCCCTGTTGAACACTATGGTTCAGGTGGTATCCATTGGCATGAATAACAAGGACGGACAATGCTCTTTAAGGTAGCTGTGCAAACGTAACAGCCACTATCACTGTATG includes:
- a CDS encoding TIGR03643 family protein, which translates into the protein MPKAAVKRFRCLPEDEQSRVIEMAWEDRTPFEAIERLFGLDESDVIEVMRHQMKPSSFRLWRKRVTGRTTKHRALRSPDVMRGYCPTQYKR
- a CDS encoding helix-turn-helix domain-containing protein, with the protein product MNKTEQKRLASNIGRAIAKQRIRSQLTQEEVAERLGVGNEAVSRIERGRVIPNIIRLLELAEIFNCEAAELLGQASIHVDDQTHRIKTLLAPLKQRDRELMLELVESLAIRFQQDESTEK
- a CDS encoding class I SAM-dependent methyltransferase — its product is MLNTTTWNRLRYSAYAPFYDAVVSRALRRPRRVALSHVDWEPGMRILLVGAGTGLDLPFIPHGLEIHLTDLTPGMVRRASARAERYQRDVACHVMDATQLLYPDEHFDVVVMHLILAVMPCPEQGLTEAYRVLKPGGQLCVMDKFQPDDQPSGWGRRAVNILTSFIATDITRQATPMLQHAGFRIQRDEPVLMSGLFRALLAVK
- the zigA gene encoding zinc metallochaperone GTPase ZigA, yielding MSAFSPLSVTVLSGFLGAGKTTVLNHILANREGRRVAVIVNDMSEVNIDGALVRGGPGEPTLDSDVALNRSEERLVEMSNGCICCTLREDLLVEVSQLAREGKFDYLVIESTGISEPLPVAETFTFEDESGQSLSQVARLDTLVTVVDGANFLAQYQEAQSLAEAGESLGEDDERNVADLLVDQIEFCDVLLISKTDLISETELASLKAILRSLNPEAELVPITQGGVPLDKVLDTGKFDFERAQQAPGWLKEMRGEHVPETEEYGIGSFAYHARRPFHPQKFHDLLNAEWFGKGLLRSKGFFWLATRPRYAGQWSQAGGIAHHGPAGVFWKAIPEASWPEDPEYRQFILEKWQEPFGDMRQELVFIGQNLDETKMREALDDCLLSEAELLEGMETWQQLPDPFPAWE
- a CDS encoding TIGR01244 family sulfur transferase, whose product is MQTKPLEPGVEITSALAVDELEEVKARGFNAVVCNRIEGESEDFPDEARYREKAEQLGLAWVYIPVKPGEYSEADIRAFAEALQQLPRPLLAFCRSGKRATHLWAYAKRQHEQCDLAELFTAAHAAGVDLEDQRQGLERSVQ